In the candidate division WOR-3 bacterium genome, ACCGCACCCCATAATACTCCGGTCCGTCGGCTCGATGAAGTCAAAGCGGTAAAGGATTTAAAGTTAAGATGGAAGAGATAAGGTTTGAAATAACTGAAGAAAGGAGAAATTTTTTAATCAACAAGATTGCCCAAAAGATTGTTGATTTGAGATTATCACCGGTTGCGATTGTTTTTCTGGAGTCTTCAAAGCCCTTAACATTTTTGGGCAATCAATTGATGATATTTATGCAACCATTTTATCGAGCATTTTTTTCATATCAGGAATACGAAGAGATTGCTGCAATGCTTGAAGACCGGAATAACATTGAACGCTTGATCTGTGCTATTGAGCAGCTTGAGGAGGAACGACATGAACGTAAAAGATCCTAAAAGAATTCTCGCAACAGATTGCGGCAGCACCACTACCAAGGCGATCTTAATTGAAAAAAGAGGTGAGGAATACCGTCTTATCGTCCGGGGTGAGGCACCTACGACCGTAGAATCGCCCTTTGAGGATGTCACCAAAGGGGTTTTAAACGCGGTACGCGAAGTGGAAGAACTCGCCAATGTGAAAATCCTTGATGGGGAGCATATCATCAAAGGAGTTAAGGGTTCTGAAGGCGTTGATTTTTATGTCTCCACCTCTTCGGCAGGTGGTGGTCTCCAGATGATGGTAGCGGGTGTGGTTTTGACCATGACCGCAGAAAGTGCAGCCCGGGCAGCACTTGGCGCCGGCGCGATTGTCATGGATGTGATTGCCTCCAATGATGGCCGGTTACCCCATGAAAAGATCGAAAGGATCAGGAACCTGAGACCGGATATGATTCTACTTTCCGGAGGCATTGATGGAGGAACCATTTCCCATGTGGTGGAACTGGCGGAATTGATAAGGGCCGCTGATCCCAAACCCCGGTTTGGTATCGGATACAAATTGCCCGTGATCTATGCAGGTAACAAAGATGCGCGGCAGGCGATACTTGATATTCTGAAAGAGAATACTGCATTGGTGATTGTGGAAAACATCCGGCCGGTGCTGGAACGCGAGAACCTCAATCCTGCCCGCCACAAGATTCACGATTTATTCATGGAGCATGTGATGGCTCATGCCCCGGGCTATAAGAAACTCATGGAGATGACCGACGTTCCTATAATGCCTACACCTGGTGCAGTCGGTTTACTTGTGGAAACAGTAGCACGTAAAGAAAATATCACGGTGATCGGGGTAGACATCGGTGGTGCTACGACCGATGTCTTCTCAGTTTTCCAGGGTGTCTTCAACCGGACGGTGAGTGCCAATTTGGGTATGTCTTATTCCATAAGCAATGTTCTTGCCGAGACCGGGATAGAAAACATAATGCGCTGGCTGCCCTTTGAGATTGAGGAACGAGACCTGCGTAATCGAATCCGGAATAAGATGATAAGACCCACTACCATTCCCCATACCCTTGAGGACTTAAAGATTGAGCAGGCAATCGCCCGAGAGGCACTTAGTCTGGCTTTTGAGCAGCATAAGTCAATGGCTGTGGGATTAAAAGGTATTCAACAGGAAAGGACGATCTCCGACACCTTTGCCCAGACAATGACTGGGGAAACGCTGATCGATCTTATGGCTTTGAATCTTTTGATCGGTTCGGGCGGGATTCTTTCCCATGCCCCACGTCGGAATCAGGCAGCAATGATGATGATCGATGCCTTCCTCCCACAGGGCATAACCAAACTGGCGGTTGATTCCATATTCATGATGCCGCATCTGGGTGTTCTTTCTACAGTCCATGAACAATCTGCGACCGAGGTATTTAATAAAGACTGTCTTGTGCCTTTAGGCTACTGCATCGCACCCGTAGGTGAAGGTAGGGAAGGTGTGAATGTATTAAAAATAAAGATCATTGACGAAAAGGGAACGAGTGAAAAAGTTATGAAATATGGAGAGATAGAGTTGATTCCGGTCCCGGTCGATAAGAAAATAAAGGTTGTACTCCATCCAGAGCGGGGTTTTGATGTGGGCAATGGTAAGGGAAAAGTTTTGGAAGCTGAACTCCAGGGAGGTGTTGTCGGCATCATCATCGATTGCCGGGGTCGACCTTTCATACTTCCCGAAGATAAGAAGAAACGGATTGAGTTATTGAGAAAATGGTTCAGTGCGGTGCGGATGTATCCTGAGTAAAAAGGAGACGAAACTATGCCTGTTCCCAAAAGAAGACATTCACATTCCAGAAAGAATAAAAGGCGTTCTCAATTCAAGATGACGCCAAGGCAATATATTGAATGTCCAAAATGCCACAGTCCAAAATTGCCGCATCGGGTCTGCCCGGTCTGTGGCACCTATAAAGATACTTTAATTGTTGCCCCCAAAGAAGAAAAGTCTTAATTTGAAGCCCGCGCAAAAATGGAAAGTCTTCAAAATCGTTTTCCCCAATTATCTGCTGAAAAATGAAAATCGGTTTTGATCTAATGGGGTCAGATGGTTCCCCCCATGTTGAGATTGAGGCTTTAAAACTCTTAAAAGAAGATATCCGAAGTGAAATCATCGTCGTGGGTAAGGGTGATTATGAAATGGAGGTGCGCAACTTAGGTTTCGAATACTGTATTGCCGAAGAAGTCGTGGGCATGCATGAAATTCCGAGTGTGGCGGTTAGACAGAAACGTAACTCATCGCTCGGGGTGCTTTTTACAATGCTCAAAAGAAATGAGATTGATGCCTTGGTGAGTGCTGGTAATACCGGTGCGATAATGGGCTTCAGTTTCTTTGAACTGGGAACGATTGAAGAGAATACCAAACCAGGATTGGCGATCACTTTCCCCACCCAATCCGGGTATTCGATCGTTATTGATGTCGGTGCAAATATCAAACCCAAACCAGTCGATCTCCTTTACTATGGCGTCATGGGTTCGGTTCTGGCCCGGATTGTGTTAAAAAAAGAGAATCCCAGGGTGGGACTTCTTAATGTAGGCTCTGAAAGCATGAAAGGCGATGAGATAAGGCAGAAGGCATACCAGTTATTAAAAGAAGGGATTGCAAACTTTGTGGGTAATATAGAAGGGAATAACTTGATGAAGGGATTTGTCGATGTAATAGTTACCGATGGTTTTACTGGCAATGTTCTTTTGAAATATTCGGAAGGTATCGTCGATGCCCTCTGGAATATGCTCAGGGAAACGGTAGATGCTGCGATGCGGCGGAGATTCGGTCAATTTCTCGTAAAACCGGCGATGAAGGATTTAAAGGCAAAATTCAGTTATGAAGAATACGGGGGCGGTATACTGGTTGGGGTCAATGGGGTGGTGATCATCTGCCACGGCCATTCTTCACCCCTTGCTTTAAAAAATGCCATTCTCATGGCAAAAGGCTGTGTAGCATCAAATATTATTGAGGAGATAAGAAAGGTGATGAAAAAATGAGAGCTTACATTGCTGGTCTTGGTACATATGTACCCGAAAAAATCTTAACCAATTTTGATCTGGAAAAAATTGTGGAGACTTCGGATGAGTGGATAACTACTCGCACCGGAATAAAAGAGCGGCGGATCGCTGATGCGGATAAAGCTACCAGTGATCTGGCGGTCATTGCTGCCCAAAGGGCATTAGAAGATGCGCAGACCAAACCTGAGGAGATTGATGCGATCATCCTGGGAACAGCCACTCCGGATATGCTTTTCCCTTCCACTGCCTGTATTGTCCAGAGCCGACTTGGGGCACGGCAAATCATGGCATTTGATATATCGGCAGGTTGTAGCGGATTTATCTATGGCTTAGGGATTGCTGAGGCGATGATAAAAAATGGCTACAATAATATTCTCGTGATCGGTGCCGAGACATTGAGTAAGGTGATGGATTTCACCGACCGGGCAACCTGTGTATTATTTGGTGATGGCGCAGGTGCCGCGGTGATAAAGAAGACCAACGATGCAGACTGCGGAATAATTGCCTCCTACTTTGCGGCGGATGGTTCAGACTGGAGACTTCTCCACCAACCCGCGGGAGGTTCAAGAATTCCAGCTTCAGAAGAATCCGTCAAAAACCGCCTGCACTATATTAAGATGGAAGGGAATGAGGTCTTCAAACTTGCAGTCCGGGCAATGATTGAATCGGCAATAAAAACCTTACAGAAGGCGAATCTTTCTTCCAAGGACATCGCCTTATTGATACCCCATCAGGCTAACATTCGGATCATTGAAGCCACGGCTAAGCGACTGGAGATACCGATGGAAAAAGTCTATGTGAATCTTCACCGCTATGGTAACACCTCAGCGGCTTCCATCCCTATTGCCCTTGCAGAAGCCCGGGCCGAAGGTCGGATAAAGAAAGGTGATTATGTCCTGATGGTGGCTTTTGGTGCCGGCTTCACCTGGGGTGGAGTCCTCATCCAGATGTAAAATCAAAATGGCACTTACGGTAGTAAAATTTGGCGGCACCTCGGTAGCGAATGCCGAACTCATAAAGAGGGCCGCCCGCCGGGTTGCACGGTTGAAACAAACGAGTGATGTAGTTGTGGTCGTTTCCGCAATGGGTCATACCACCGATGAATTGATTCAGCTATCAAAACAGATCACGGAAAATCCCCGGGCCAGAGAGATGGATATGCTCCTCACTGCCGGAGAAAGGATTTCAGTAGCATTATTTACGATGGCACTCCACAAATTTAATGTCCAGGCTATTTCATTTACGGGTTCGCAAGTGGGGATTATCACTGACAACCGACACACCGATGCCCGGATCATTGAGATCAAAGGAGAGCGTCTGAAGAATGCTATCAGCCACGGTTTTGTTCCAGTGGTCTGTGGATTTCAGGGAGTGAGTTTTGAAAAGGAGATTACAACCCTGGGTCGGGGAGGTTCGGATACAACAGCAGTGGCACTGGCTGCGGCATTAAATGCGCAGAAATGTATAATTTATACCGATGTAGACGGGGTATTTACTGAGGACCCTAACCGATTTCCAGGAGTGAAGAAGATCAAAAGAATTTCTTACGAAGAGATGCTGGAACTTGCCAGTCGGGGTGCTAAAGTATTACATCCCCGGGCAACCGGAATTGGTGCTCGTTTTGGGGTTCCCATTGAAGTACGTAACAGTTTCACCAATAAACCCGGAACCCTCATCACCCAACTTTCGGGCATGGAGCATCCTAAACCTAAGGCGATCACTCATACCGAAGATCTTTACTTGATAACCCTTGTCCAGGTGCCCAAAAATCCAGCCTATCTCTCCCAGATCACGGCAGAGTTGACTAATGGTGGAGTGCACTTAAAATTTTTCTTCCATGGGATTTCTGAAGCACCTAAATTTGATCTATCATTTATCACCCCCTTGGAAGAGAGGGATCAGGTAAAAAAGATCATCGACCGGTTGGTGAAAAGATTAAGGATAACCGAAATCAAAGAATCACTGGATATCTGTTCATTAAGCCTCATTGGTTTTGGAATCGGGTCAGAACATAAAATCCTCGCGGAAATTTTCCGGGAGCTTGCCCGGGTAAAAATCCACATTGAGGCCGTCACCACCTCGGAATTATCAATCAATATTTTTTTAAAGAAAAGGTATTTGGAAAACGCCATCAATACTCTTTTAGCCAAATTCAAATTGAAAGATTGACAGAAAAATTTATTTCAATAAAATAACCCGTGCGTAATTTTTTATTCATCGGGATCCTGCCCTTGACATTACTGGCTCGGGAGTGGACAGTATTAGTATACATGGCTGCAGATAATGCACTCAGTGCTTTTGCCGATAGTGATATCGTGGAGATGAAAAACATCGGTGCCGATGAAAATTTTGCCATTTTGGTACAGGTTGATAAACCCGATATTGGTGCCTGTCGTTATTATGTTGGCAAAGATACCCTCTACAATCTCGGCGAAATGGGCTTGATTGATATGTGTGATTGGCACACCCTGCAGGATTTTCTGGTATGGGGGGTGATGCTTTTTCCTGCCCGGAGGTATTTCCTCATCCTCTGGGATCACGGCACAGGTTGGACCCTGGCACCGCGAAGAACCTTCGGGAGTGATTGGTCTGCCGGAAGCGAACTGAGCATTGCCCGGGGCGATCTCCGGCGCGCATTAAAAGGATTCTATGAAATCACCGGTAAGCGATTAAATCTGATCGGTTTTGATGCCTGCAATATGCAGCAGAGTGAGATATTAACCGAATTAAAGGATTATGCCCGGTTCTGCATTGCGCCTCAGACGGTCTGGCCGATTGCGGGATTTCCCTATGAGCATATTCTCTACAATTTTAAAATAAATCCTAAAATAGATGAACAGAAATTGGGCATGAGCATCATTGAGATCTGTCGGAACTATTATTCTGATCAACCATCCGCCCTTTCGCTCGTGGACCTCCAGAATCTTAACCGTTTAATAGCAACTTTAAAGACCAATATCGACCTTTTGCTCAAAAATCCTCCAGACCCGGGTTTCAAAAATATCCGCAATCAGGTTCAAACCATTTCCTTATTTAATCCTGAGCCGCATCCAGAAGATGATTTTATCGATCTGGGTGATTTTTTAAGATTATTAAATGAATATCGGGCAACGAAAGAAACAAGCGAGTTGGTAACCGCCTATAATACCACCGTGCTTAAATCTGAAGCCTGGGGAGCCGGTCTTGCCCGGGTAAGTGGCATCACCGCCTGGTTTCCAGATCGCTATCCAGAATTCAAAAATCTTGTTGATTTGTATACATTATTGAGTTACCGCGAATCGCACTGGCCACAATTTCTGAACTGGTTTTATGGAGAAGATGATATAAGACCAACGACTTGCATTTTATCAGCCAGCGGTCCGGGTCGGGATAACGACTTCCGCCTTTTCTGGACTCCATCCTTCGACCTTGCTCCGGTATTCTACAATCTCGTTGAATGCAATGATACAATTTTAATTTTTTATGATAACTGTGAAGACTCTGTGCACTGGTTTTTTAACGGTTTTACGCTCGTGAGCAATTTCGCTTACGAGGGGAATGGTTCATTCTTTTCAGGCAATAGTAGTAATCTCAATAATACCTTGGTCACAAAGAATGTTTTTCGGATTGAGACCTTGGGGCTTCTTGATTTTTATCTCTTTTACAATACCGAAGACCGGGTTGATTCTTTTCTCGTGGAATGGGAGACCAAAAAGGCAGTTTTTTATGGACGATCGGGTAGCTGGCAGAATATCCGGATGGTTCTTCCCCCGGGAAACGGGCCGCTGAGATTTTATTATCGCACCAACGGGAGTATAAATAACGGTGGTGTTTATATTGATCGGATAAGGTTATACAATCTTGCTTCCGGACGGTATGTCAGATATGACCTCACCGATACCGCTTTATATGTCTATAATAAATTAAAAGGCAAGTATTATTATGGAGTTTATCCCCTGGACCTTTACAATAACGAGGGAAATCTTTCTAATTTCGTTTCGCTAAATATCGTCGACTACGCGGTTCCTTATTCCATTCCCAACCCCTTTTTAGATAATTGCGAAATTATTCTTGATTATCCCGATGGCATTCAACCGGAAGTTTATATCTACTCCATTACCGGCAGGCTCGTCAAAAGGTTTGCTGGTTCTGAAATAGTAAACAAAAAAATTTTCTGGGATGGTAAGGACAAAAAAGGAAAACCTGTCAGTGCTGGTCTGTATTTTGTGCTTTTAAAAAGTAACACCATTAATAAAATTGGTAAAATAGCGAGGAGACAATGAAAAATCTGGTGATAATTGCTAATGGAGGGGCAGGTGGTATAAACTATCCCCACCGCCGGGCTCAAGGTTTAAAAAAGGCAGTAAGCATTGGGTATGAGATCTTAAAAAATGGTGGTTCAAGTCTTGATGCCGTAGAACGGGCAATAATGGTTTTGGAAGACACGACGATTTTTAATGCGGGAACGGGCTCAACCCTTGGTCTGACCGGAGAAGTGGAAATGGATGCCTCGATCATGACCTCGCTGGGTAATTTTGGGGCAGTGGCAGCGATAAAGAATGTCCGTTATCCCATTCAGGTGGCGCGTCTGGTGATGGAAAAGACCGACCATCTGCTTTTGTGTGGTGAGGGTGCATTGCGCTTTGCCCGGCTCTGTGGTATAAAATATCACAATCCCAAAACGAAGGAGAAAGAAAGGATGTGGCTGCGGGCAAAAAAAAGATTAAAGAGTGAATATTTTCCGAAAATTTATCAATTGAAGGAACTTTATGAAACCGTTGGGGTTGTGGCGCTCGATAAAAATGGGATGATAACCGTCGGTACCTCCACCGGCGGTATTTCACTCCACCTACCGGGACGGGTCGGTGATACACCGATCATCGGTGCCGGAACCTATGCAAATAAATTCGGCGGGGTTTCGGCGACAGGTCACGGAGAAATGATCATGAAGACATTGCTCGCTTTCCGCACCGTCAATCTGATGGAAAAGTATTCGGCTCCGGTTGCTGGCAAGATGGCGATAAGTTATGCCACACGCCAGAAATGCCGTGCTGGTTTGATCGGTATTGATCGTCACGGAAAAATCCTATGTATCAATAATACTGAAGCAATGTCCTGGTGTTATATTAAAGATGGTATCATGAAATCCTTTTACTAAATGATCTTTAAGTATCTTTTTATGGCATTCTGGGGGCAGACCTCCAGGCAACAATAACACTTGATACATTTTTTATAATCAATTTTGAAATCATATATTGCCCGTGCAGGACAGACATTCGCACAGGAATGGCACTGATTACAGCGATTTACATTTAAAGCCGGTGCCCAGAAATTTTGGATGCGGGCGAAAACCCGACTCCCGATGCCAGCAAGGATATTTTTAATCGGTGCGGAAAGCGGAACTTTAAAACCTTTCAAAGCCGGGAGCTCTTCTTTAATCACAATCTGTTCTGGATTGAGCATCCCTTTTTTTATCCCGAGTCTAAGCACTGGACACACCTCAGGTTTTATCCCAGCGATGAGTGCACAGACATAATCGACCGCCCATCCATCAGTGCCAGCGATGAGTTTATTTAATCGATATTTCCTGCCCCGGGCATCAACGATGTTCAAGGCATCCACGATTATCAAATCAGGTTTTTTAATGTTATATATTTCAATCAAAAGTTCACAAAAATCGTCAAGTGTTGGACATTGATAGTGTAAGTGGGGTTTCAAACCGCCGGGGATGATACCAAATTGATTTTTAATGGCAATGCTGAGAATCGTTAATTCGTGGGTCTTGAATTTCGGTAAGGAGATCAATATCTCGCTCTCAATTATCTCCCGGGAGACATAAACTTCTTTTACATTCCGGTGTTTTATTTTGACTTTTTTTACAAACCTTCCTACATTTTTAAACCGGCCGCGGCTTGCCGCGTAAAAACCGCACTGTTTTGCCGTTTCAATTTCGTTTACCTTTTGGGGAATGGGGTTATCTCCTACCATTACATGGGCAGAATTTTTTATTAGATGATCAACCACTCCCGCGATCAGGGCAGGGTCTGTTATTATACATTCTTCAGGCCGCGCAATGCGCAGCATATTAGGTTTGACAAATACATTCTTGTTCTCCAAAACCAATTCCGGGAAGTAACCGAATATTTTGGCGATGGCTATGTTTAAATCTTCCCCTTCAACAATATAGACGTATTTTTTCATCTCAAAAAGTGGTTTTTGCTTTATTGTATAACTCATAGAATTGGACTAACGATAACTTTTCGGGTCTTTGGGTAAGGAGCTTGCTGTTTAATCCATCCGGCAGGGTCCCGAGATGGTGAATCAGGGCATTCTTCAAGGTTTTCCGTCGGTAGCGAAATAGTCCTTTGACAAAATCAAAAAATTGGACTTCATCATCCAGAACAAATGGTGGATGATGGGGGATTAATGCTAAGACGATTGAATCAACTTTCGGCGGCGGATTAAAAAATCGGGCTTTAATGAGAAATCCTTTGATTACCTGGAAGTAATAATTGATATAGCAGGTGATTGAACTATAACTAGGGGATCCGGGCTGGGCAAGGAGTCTTTCTCCATATTCTTTCTGGAGGGTCAATATTGCCCTTTTCAGACAATTCCGCATCTTGGTAAGTTTTTCCAAAATTTTGGTGGTAATACTGTAGGGAATGTTCCCGACCACCACCAAATTCTGGTAACGATTCAGATTCATCTTCAAAAAATCTTCATTTATCACCTCAACATTGGCAAGCTGCTTGGCACGGAGGCTTGCTGCATATTTTGGATCGATCTCCACTGCATAGACGCACCTTGCCCCCTTGGCAAGTTCCTGGGTAAGCATTCCTTTACCAGCGCCGATTTCTAAGACACTTTCATTTTCCACACCCGCGAATATACTTATTTTTCGTGCTACTAATACACTATTTAAAAAATGTTGTCCTAAACGCCTTGGCATTTATGCTATACTTTTCAAAGAGAATAAATTACCCGCATTTTGGTCAGTAATTCCCTCCAGTCGTTCCGGTGATAACCCCTTTAGGCCTGATGCAAAATTTAGAATTTCACGAATGAATGCCGGCTCATTTCTCCGGCCCCGTTTGCTTGCCGGGGCGAGAAAAGGGGCATCAGTCTCCAAAAGAATGAAATCCAGAGGCAAGCGGAGAAATACTTCACGCATATTTTTAGAAAATGTCAAAACACCGCCAAAACCGAGATAGAAACCCAAATCCATTATCTTCTTTGCCTGCTCATAGGTGCCACTATAGCAATGAAAAACGCCCCGGTGGTAATTTTCTTCTTCCAATATCCGTAGGACATCGGTTATTGAATTTCGAGTATGGATAATCAAGGGAAGATTATATCTTCGGGCAAGATTAATGTGGTAACGAAATAATGATTCCTGGACCTCCGGTGGTGAATAATTGCGGTGATAATCAAGCCCGGTCTCACCGATCGCAACTACCTGTTTGTTGCTCAAGAGAGTTTCTATTGATTCCATCTGGTTTAATGATTCTTCTACGGACTCATTTGGATGGATGCCCACGGCCGGGAGTAGGAAGTCATAAATTTCATTCATTTGTAGTGCGGAGATACTCGTGTTTAGGTCGTAACCGATATTGATTATGTATTTAAGACCTGCTGCCCTGGCCCGTTCAATTGCTTCTTCTAAATCATGGCTAAATTGGGGGTCAACTAAATGGCAGTGGGTATCAATCACTTAACCGAGGCACCGGAACCGATCGGTTTATCGGTCGTCAAAAGCACCAGTCCCTCTTTATTTTGGGCTGCAAGAAGCATTCCTTCGGAAAGCACACCTTTAAGCATGATTGGTTTTAGATTGTTGACAACGATAATCGTCTTGCCGATGAGTTCTTCGGGTTGATAATATTTTCCGATGCCCGCAACAATCTGTTTTTTCTTGTCGCCAATTTCAATCTCGCAGACGATTAGATGGTCGCTTCCTTCAACTCTCTTTGCCGTGATAACCCGGGCAGTGCGCAGTTCTAATTTATTAAAATCTTCAATCGTACATTCCCGGCCCTTTAATTTCGCAATTTGAAGTTCGATCACCTGATTATCAATCTTCTTAAACAGAATCTCCGGTTTCCCAATTGTTGGAGATACTATCGGGGTGGCAATTTTATCCCAGCCCTGTTCCACAAAATTTATCATCTTTTTGAGCTTCTGTGCGGTGAAAGGTAAGAAAGGTTCCATCAACACTGCCAGGGATGTGACAATCTTCATGCAGATATACATCGTGCGTTCGCCAATCAAAGGATTGGTCTTGCGCGTTATCCAGGGGGCTTCTTTATCAAAATAACGATTGCCTTCCTGGGCGATCTTCATCACTTCCTGGAGGGCAGATTTAAATTCAAAATTTTCAATCTTTTCTCCGATTATTTTGGGTGCCTGATGGAGCATCTCCAAAATACGATTTTCATTCTCGGTGAATGCCGAGGCTGATGGGACATTAGAGTTGTAGTATTTTTCAATAAAGGTGAGGGTACGGTTGATATAGTTACCCAGAATATCGGCGAGTTCATTATTATGCCAGGCTTGGAAATCGCGCCATGTAAAATCTGCATCTCGGGTTTCGGGAAGATTGCGAGTCAAGGCATAGCGTAGTGCATCTGCAGGGAATTCTTTTAGATATTCAGGGAGCCAGATCGCATAGCCCCGGGATGTGGAAAGTTTTTCTCCTTCCAGATTTAAAAACTGATTTGCCGGAATTTCTGAAGGGAGGATGTAATCGCCATAAGCCATGAGCATCGCTGGCCAGATCAAGGCATGGAAGACAATATTGTCCTTGCCAATAAAATGGACGAGTTTGGTCTCCGGATTCAACCAGTATTCTTTCCATAAATCAGGTTCTCCTTTATTAATTGCCCACTCCATTGTTGAAGAGATATAACCAATCGGTGCATCAAACCAGACGTATAAAACCTTACCCTGGGCTTCCTCCAGGGGCACCGGCACACCCCAGCTCATATCCCTGGTAATAGGTCTATCTTCTAATCCTTCTTTTAACCAGCCTTGGACAAATGTCAAAACTGTTTCCCGCCAGTGTTTCTTTTCTTCAAT is a window encoding:
- a CDS encoding glutamate mutase L, encoding MNVKDPKRILATDCGSTTTKAILIEKRGEEYRLIVRGEAPTTVESPFEDVTKGVLNAVREVEELANVKILDGEHIIKGVKGSEGVDFYVSTSSAGGGLQMMVAGVVLTMTAESAARAALGAGAIVMDVIASNDGRLPHEKIERIRNLRPDMILLSGGIDGGTISHVVELAELIRAADPKPRFGIGYKLPVIYAGNKDARQAILDILKENTALVIVENIRPVLERENLNPARHKIHDLFMEHVMAHAPGYKKLMEMTDVPIMPTPGAVGLLVETVARKENITVIGVDIGGATTDVFSVFQGVFNRTVSANLGMSYSISNVLAETGIENIMRWLPFEIEERDLRNRIRNKMIRPTTIPHTLEDLKIEQAIAREALSLAFEQHKSMAVGLKGIQQERTISDTFAQTMTGETLIDLMALNLLIGSGGILSHAPRRNQAAMMMIDAFLPQGITKLAVDSIFMMPHLGVLSTVHEQSATEVFNKDCLVPLGYCIAPVGEGREGVNVLKIKIIDEKGTSEKVMKYGEIELIPVPVDKKIKVVLHPERGFDVGNGKGKVLEAELQGGVVGIIIDCRGRPFILPEDKKKRIELLRKWFSAVRMYPE
- the rpmF gene encoding 50S ribosomal protein L32, translated to MPVPKRRHSHSRKNKRRSQFKMTPRQYIECPKCHSPKLPHRVCPVCGTYKDTLIVAPKEEKS
- the plsX gene encoding phosphate acyltransferase PlsX; this encodes MKIGFDLMGSDGSPHVEIEALKLLKEDIRSEIIVVGKGDYEMEVRNLGFEYCIAEEVVGMHEIPSVAVRQKRNSSLGVLFTMLKRNEIDALVSAGNTGAIMGFSFFELGTIEENTKPGLAITFPTQSGYSIVIDVGANIKPKPVDLLYYGVMGSVLARIVLKKENPRVGLLNVGSESMKGDEIRQKAYQLLKEGIANFVGNIEGNNLMKGFVDVIVTDGFTGNVLLKYSEGIVDALWNMLRETVDAAMRRRFGQFLVKPAMKDLKAKFSYEEYGGGILVGVNGVVIICHGHSSPLALKNAILMAKGCVASNIIEEIRKVMKK
- a CDS encoding beta-ketoacyl-ACP synthase III → MRAYIAGLGTYVPEKILTNFDLEKIVETSDEWITTRTGIKERRIADADKATSDLAVIAAQRALEDAQTKPEEIDAIILGTATPDMLFPSTACIVQSRLGARQIMAFDISAGCSGFIYGLGIAEAMIKNGYNNILVIGAETLSKVMDFTDRATCVLFGDGAGAAVIKKTNDADCGIIASYFAADGSDWRLLHQPAGGSRIPASEESVKNRLHYIKMEGNEVFKLAVRAMIESAIKTLQKANLSSKDIALLIPHQANIRIIEATAKRLEIPMEKVYVNLHRYGNTSAASIPIALAEARAEGRIKKGDYVLMVAFGAGFTWGGVLIQM
- a CDS encoding aspartate kinase, whose amino-acid sequence is MALTVVKFGGTSVANAELIKRAARRVARLKQTSDVVVVVSAMGHTTDELIQLSKQITENPRAREMDMLLTAGERISVALFTMALHKFNVQAISFTGSQVGIITDNRHTDARIIEIKGERLKNAISHGFVPVVCGFQGVSFEKEITTLGRGGSDTTAVALAAALNAQKCIIYTDVDGVFTEDPNRFPGVKKIKRISYEEMLELASRGAKVLHPRATGIGARFGVPIEVRNSFTNKPGTLITQLSGMEHPKPKAITHTEDLYLITLVQVPKNPAYLSQITAELTNGGVHLKFFFHGISEAPKFDLSFITPLEERDQVKKIIDRLVKRLRITEIKESLDICSLSLIGFGIGSEHKILAEIFRELARVKIHIEAVTTSELSINIFLKKRYLENAINTLLAKFKLKD
- a CDS encoding clostripain-related cysteine peptidase; the protein is MRNFLFIGILPLTLLAREWTVLVYMAADNALSAFADSDIVEMKNIGADENFAILVQVDKPDIGACRYYVGKDTLYNLGEMGLIDMCDWHTLQDFLVWGVMLFPARRYFLILWDHGTGWTLAPRRTFGSDWSAGSELSIARGDLRRALKGFYEITGKRLNLIGFDACNMQQSEILTELKDYARFCIAPQTVWPIAGFPYEHILYNFKINPKIDEQKLGMSIIEICRNYYSDQPSALSLVDLQNLNRLIATLKTNIDLLLKNPPDPGFKNIRNQVQTISLFNPEPHPEDDFIDLGDFLRLLNEYRATKETSELVTAYNTTVLKSEAWGAGLARVSGITAWFPDRYPEFKNLVDLYTLLSYRESHWPQFLNWFYGEDDIRPTTCILSASGPGRDNDFRLFWTPSFDLAPVFYNLVECNDTILIFYDNCEDSVHWFFNGFTLVSNFAYEGNGSFFSGNSSNLNNTLVTKNVFRIETLGLLDFYLFYNTEDRVDSFLVEWETKKAVFYGRSGSWQNIRMVLPPGNGPLRFYYRTNGSINNGGVYIDRIRLYNLASGRYVRYDLTDTALYVYNKLKGKYYYGVYPLDLYNNEGNLSNFVSLNIVDYAVPYSIPNPFLDNCEIILDYPDGIQPEVYIYSITGRLVKRFAGSEIVNKKIFWDGKDKKGKPVSAGLYFVLLKSNTINKIGKIARRQ
- a CDS encoding isoaspartyl peptidase/L-asparaginase codes for the protein MKNLVIIANGGAGGINYPHRRAQGLKKAVSIGYEILKNGGSSLDAVERAIMVLEDTTIFNAGTGSTLGLTGEVEMDASIMTSLGNFGAVAAIKNVRYPIQVARLVMEKTDHLLLCGEGALRFARLCGIKYHNPKTKEKERMWLRAKKRLKSEYFPKIYQLKELYETVGVVALDKNGMITVGTSTGGISLHLPGRVGDTPIIGAGTYANKFGGVSATGHGEMIMKTLLAFRTVNLMEKYSAPVAGKMAISYATRQKCRAGLIGIDRHGKILCINNTEAMSWCYIKDGIMKSFY
- a CDS encoding DUF362 domain-containing protein, which translates into the protein MKKYVYIVEGEDLNIAIAKIFGYFPELVLENKNVFVKPNMLRIARPEECIITDPALIAGVVDHLIKNSAHVMVGDNPIPQKVNEIETAKQCGFYAASRGRFKNVGRFVKKVKIKHRNVKEVYVSREIIESEILISLPKFKTHELTILSIAIKNQFGIIPGGLKPHLHYQCPTLDDFCELLIEIYNIKKPDLIIVDALNIVDARGRKYRLNKLIAGTDGWAVDYVCALIAGIKPEVCPVLRLGIKKGMLNPEQIVIKEELPALKGFKVPLSAPIKNILAGIGSRVFARIQNFWAPALNVNRCNQCHSCANVCPARAIYDFKIDYKKCIKCYCCLEVCPQNAIKRYLKII